The following nucleotide sequence is from Drosophila kikkawai strain 14028-0561.14 chromosome 2L, DkikHiC1v2, whole genome shotgun sequence.
gaaaattaaaaactaaaaaaggcataactctgtcaaaaatgccgtaatttgcattcggaaagcggagttatgttagtttttataaggttaacaaatctgcatacttagttagaaattgaaaattttatcaaattttgcgaattttataaaattttgaaaaaattaatcaaaaattgttttcttccGGACTTGGCCAGAAAgatgcgcctgttaatgctgatcaagaatatatatggtttatggggtcggaaatgattccttgacttagaaaaatattattttgtattataaaatcggattttttatattaaaaaacttcttgattttttttttaaattaaaaatatcataactcggccaaaagagcattaattttaaatcggaaaactgttctgtgcaagattttctatagttaataaatacgcattcttcatttaaaaattttgaaaattcaattttttgtcaaaatcaaaaattttaatgatgtaaccccttataaaattttgaaaaaatggccaaaaaatcgatttcttcctgacatatctagaaagattcccctgttgatgctgatcaaggatatagggtcggaaacgtctccttcactccgttgcaaacttctgatagaaattataataccctgcaagggtataaaaatcacgAAAAGTACGAGTAATAAGTTCAGTGAGAAAATTTTTACTATAggataaatgaaaatattatctgTGGAATaaattacttatttaatttgtgttaaaagtgttaattttattagtaaaataaatgttcattttatcctttgatgctgatcaagaatatgtatactttatagggtcggaaacgtctccttcactgcgttgcaaacttctgactgaaattataataccctgcaagggtataaaaataatatttttctaagtcaaggaatcatttccgaccccataaaccatatatattcttgatcagcattaacatgcgaatctttctagacatgtccggaagaaatcgatttcttggccatttttgcgaaatttgataaggggttacatcattgaaattagcaaaaatggccaaaaattttgatttcttaaaattttaaatttggtatgcagttatttttaatgaataaaaactaacacaaaactgctttccgaatggaaattaatgcatttttggcttagttatgatatattttaattgttacctgcaagggtatacaaactttggctggccaaagttagctttcgttcttgttttaaatatgtttaccGATATCTTAAAACTCCGAAATTTGCTCTATTTACAATTAACAGGCTAAATTTTGTCATTTGAATACATCAATTCATACAAATacatgaaaaataaacaagaaaagctcaaatcaaatcaaactcattcaaaataatttaaacaaatacgTGACTTGTTCTTTTTGCCTGGATTAAACTGGTATCTCATTAACATCTTTagctttctttccttttttctcgacttaaattaaattaaataagataaAAACATCTAAACTGCAaccaaatttcaatattatttggCATAAGTAAAGGCctatcaataatttaaaattaaattcaaactcTTAACTCTACAGtctattaatattaatttaaataccaGCTTAAAAATGCATAATAATCGCTTTTTAAGCCTTATCAACTTCCAACattagaatatttatatttccaagagacacataataaaaatctacagacaaatacaaattcaattCGAGCTAAAGAACCATcgtaagaataaaaaaaacctgTTCCCTAGCACTGAGCACGAGCTATGACGTATTTCTTGATATCCAACCAAATGCGAGGTATTGGATTTTACGATTGCCTGGAACGCTTGTCAATCAAACGCGCTTAGCAAACGAGTTCTAAATTTCTCCAGAAGAGACACCAGACGCATGCAGCCGTGTTCAAGTGCAATTAACTGCAGTTAATTGAACCTGAAATCGCGAGGGACCGAGAGATATAGACCCGGGAGACCGGTGCCGGTGGTGATGGGATTTTCACAAAACAGCGTAGGGTAATGCCAAACGTAAAAATCAATAATGCGGTTTTGCCccgaaagcaaaaacacatCGCTGATAACATCGACTGATCTCTGAGCTATATAAGCGGCGGGATGACTCTGGCTGAGGCATCAGTTCAGTTCTCGCTTCTGTTCAGCTAATACAAAGATGAAATTCCTCTCGGTTGCCTTCCTGCTCGGCCTCCTGGCTCTGGCTAgcggtaaatatatatatttataatcaaTATAATATCAGTGATTGCAAGTTAACAATCAATTTAATCTATTCAAATAGCCACTCCCCTCAATCCTGGCAATGTCATCATCAATGGCGACTGTCGCGTGTGCAATGTCCATGGCGGAAAATAAGATGGAAACCTCACAACTGGATGAACAATTTTGGAATATTTGATGGAAATAGCACATGGGCGTGTTGCCTTATCAATAATTAcctatttgaaaataaaattcccaCACTAATCTATACGGCATATTTCGGATTTAATCTCTGACCTAATTCCGATTGCACGAATATGGCAATCTCCATTGAACATCTGTCGGTGGGGcattaacatttcatttcattaatGCCTGGCCATATGTATTCCATATTCAAGGCCCAAAACGGTTGGTTGCAGTCCATTGATTTGTTGTAAAATTCTCATTTATTTGCTGTGGCTGCTTTATTGTCTGGATTAAGGAACATAATGTACACTTAATATGCACATAACTGTTATGTTAATGCCGCCACCGACGTCcaatgattttaattttgccCCTCTTTTTCGCTTATGGCATTTTGCATTGATTTATTAGCATTTTCCAAGagctgaatttttaaaattttcgtttattttctCACTCTGCCAGTACATACACTTTGAAAATTGATAATAATTAATGCGATATTCTCATTTAAAACTCTGCGAATATGTTAATGACATGGTTTAATTTCGTTCGCCAgcgaaaattgtaatttgatTGTGTTCAGATAATTCGAGCATCGAAATAAGTCTTATTAAGGCTCACATAAATCccaatttgtttactttccagctggttataaaatatatactaagtGTAGGTTCATTGTTATTAAATCAGTTGCattaaaagcagaaaaaacatGAGATATTTGTCATAATTTCCAATTATAAGTTTTATATGCGCCctgaaaaaaacaaacataattATAGAAATATGCACAAAACCAAGTGAGTTTTTAAGGAAAAACATACAAACttacttaattaaaatatggGGTCAGTCATAACTTCATAGTAGAGGCTTACCTgcaatgaaaaaataaaaaaaatatattaatattaacacAAAGCTCTTAGCTTTTTTTCAATCCATAAAATTAGCTCcaatcatatttatttttccttttaaaatcaactttttattatgattattttccCACTTCgtatatttagttatttttggggaattttTCGACCAACTAAAATATTCGTTGAAAAATAGCGTTCACCTAAAATTTCCGTTTATTATTAggaataaatttcaaaaggcCTTTGTGCACAGGCCATTTAAATATTCGCCTCAATTGATTGAGGCTGCAATTGGAAATGTAGATTTATGTCCCACCAGCACGCCAATCATCAAAATGCACTTTCTGTCGTTTTTAGACCTTTTTTTTAAGCCTCGTCTTTGGCATGCAAACGTTATAAAAAAATCTCTTTTCATTTTTGCCTGCAAACAGAGTCACAAAGGGAACGAAGCTGTGATGGGGCGGTGAATCTACGTCAGCCGACATGAGCTAGAGAGTGAAATAATTTCAGAACCCCAAGGAAGCCCAATGCGCATAATTTAACTGAAGAGCCGACAGACACGGCTATAAAAATGcgagttttattatttaaaataaggataaatccattaaaaaaattatcacaatataataaataattttaaaaattttattaaggtttaaaataaaatttttaatttccattagttgatttgatttcatattatttgatttttaatataagatAAGGGCTTACTTAGTTtatagtaaatataattttataataataaatcaaaaaaacgtgtatttaataataataatatagttatgaatgaaatattttaatatttacaaacatTTATTATGATAAACATTtgtattaaacaattttaaagtacTAAGAAAAGTGTTATATAGTTCATACTacttaaaaattctttataaatcGCATTAGTTCTTTCTCTTATTTTCAGAAACTATATTTCTTTTCTAGGAAGTTGTATCTCTTAaccatagtttttttttcttagtgcAAAATAGGAGGAAATGCGGTTGTGCGGGATTGTCGGAAGTGAGGGCGTTGACTGCATTTCATTTTGAGTTTTCGGCAGTCAGCAAAATGGCAGCATGCTGTGCGGCTGAAAGCCGCAAAAAGGCAGCGTCACACAGTGGGATAAAAAGGGACATTGCCTGGCCATCTCAACTTCACTTCACGTTctatgggtgtgtgtgggtgtgtgtgtgtgttctggCTTTATCGCATAATATCGGCCCCTGGGCCTTGGCATCATTTTTGGTGATTTTTCTTCTGGTTTTCTGTTGCGGTTCGTCGCTACTATGGACCCCCACCGATAATGATGTTAATGATGGGGTCGCCGCTCATGtgctgcatactttttggcagTCCTTTGGCAACTGTAAGCCCTTGCTCAAAGGGAGTCTTTATTTTTGCTTGGGGATACCTTGTACTTTTACTTTAATGTTTCGCAAAATGTGTAGAGTAAATATGTCTAAGGAAAGCCCCAAGAGTATgcaataaacaatttattgtaaCAACTCGTTCAACGTTAAAGACACAGAACAGTAAACCATAATAGGAAAGCACAGAGAAAACCCCTGACAAACCCTGCCTTTCCACCCATTTTTCAACTGCTGTTTAGCATAAAATTTACTGCAGCAAGAAAAGCGTTTGGCGTCGACCCGAGAGCCCGTAAATCCTACTAATCAAATTTATTACCCATATATAGAGGCGGGCCCCCGCCGACAACCACAAGCTTTCTCGACCTCGTGTCTGGCCACTTCAAATGCCCCGGCAATATGcatatcaaatttaattagagCGACGGGGTAAACAGAGAACCAGCCACAGCAGGTCGAAGCTCTAAGGAAGTGAAGAACGATCAGGACTTCAAAGGCAAAGTCTGTTACTTGGTGAACTTTCATTGTTTTGAGTTGTGGTGTTTTTCCTATGTTAcgaagaaaataattaaattattataataataataacaggGTTTCTAAGAGGGGGTTTTGTTTTACTCGGCGACCGCAAAATACCGGTTGCCGGGAGAGCCGATTCAACTGGGAGAGCAGTTTATGTTCTCTTGCTCTTGCTCTCTACCACTCTGTAGCGAACGAGAGAGGATATTTTTTCACTGATAACAATTAAGTAATATCAGAGAGAGACTTCTTGTAagtttattattgttgctaagcaaaaaactaacctgttttttagaattaaatgcTTGTAATATCTCTAACAATTAAGCACTATTTTTTGTAGCATCCTCTTATTAACTACATTACTTATTCCCTCAacagtatattttatatacaagaCTTTTATCACACAAAATCCTGCCGAATAAATTTCATCCCAAAAAAGGCCCAAAACGGCAGTGGCGATTTTGGctaattttgattattttactGCAGCTTGAAGAGGGAGGGAACTCACGTTAATTGCCTTACAGGCCCACAAAACGGCCACACACATACCCAACAATTTGTTGTGTGCACTCAATTTAAATGGAGTTTCGGCCTGGGTTTCAGCCAGGTCCCAGTCTGGGGGATACTCTGATAGAATTTTTGCTCGTTTTATGCTCTTTCCGGAGTTGCCATGAATGTGACATTAATGAGCTCTTAGCCTATCCCACAGGCAAAAGGAGGCCGGCGCTGCTGGCGACGCTGGCTTTATGGCTATAATTTGTCCTTGGATTTGGTAGAAAGAGATTGGGATAGAGGGAGAGAGGGACCAGAGGCAGAGCCTGAGTATGttcataattaaattgttatttggCTGGAGAATATGGGCCCCAAAACTGCCTGCTCATTTGAAGGTTATAAAAGGTCGgccccactcccactcccactcccactctcCCTTACCCGATATTCCCACTTATGTGGGTTCGAGTGGTTGCCCAAGAGAGATTAAAAAATTACGTTTATGCCTAAATAAAATCCTTCTTTTGTGTGCTTGTGTGGTCGTGGTCACGCAGCAGGCTCTCTGTTGCCCTTTTCAGCGTTCAGGTTCCTGATTCATTGTTAGAGTAAAAGTTTTTGATTTCCCCAGCAAAAGTTAAACATAACTCCCGGTCAGGTAAGTTAGCTCGTTCGCTCAATAAACTTAATGCTCATTTCATTAAAAGCATTTTTGCCCACGAGTTTTTATGGAAATCTCTTACAGTATACACAAAGAAGTGtggatttaatttaattgcttatTGTTCAGCGCTCGCGGATAAAGTTTCCATCTCTCCCAAGTAAGCAACAAGGGTCAGGGATCCTAAATCGGATTAAGAACTTGATGGCATTAGTGAAAAGTTTAAGTAGATAAGATAAATCGCATTAATCAGGGaaactaatttaaaagtaCTGCCAGGGGTTCAGTTTTTGTATGTAAaagatgcatttatttaaaaatagttcaTAAATAAAcgtaaaaatgttgaaatataAACTAAGTAACTATTAACTATATGGGCCAATTTCAAGCTTATAAATGCTGTAAGAGCTTTCCTACGAACATCAAGAAATAACCCACAAAATAATCCTCTACAAAATCATTCCctacaaaattttaaacattaatcTATTAAACATTCTTGAAATCCTTTCAACTTTTATAAAGATAAAACCATTTAATATGAGCTCCCTTTTAACCCATAAATACCTTACACAAATATTaagatattttcttttgtgttgttttaataaacgaaaaaatgttttctacatcatttaaaaacattaaaataaataaatccttGATGAGCAGAGTCAATAAAGTTCCCCCCTAAATCTCATTAAAGTCTTATCACACATACACCGTGTGATTCCCCCCAGGGCCTTCCAATTTGCAGCGCCACATTGAGATTTATGTGGCTTATGTGGAGTGCATCGCATAAATCTCGGTCTCCCGGCCCTCTTCTCACTTACAAGCTCATTTGATGTCAACCTCAAAGTCTCCAGGGGATGAGGGAGGAGGTGACGTTGAACACCTCAAATGTATCTATTATGAGGCGGCGCACCATTTACATGCCGCCAATTGGTGCCGCTTTTCGGGCGCCATAATGAAGTTGCATTCGGCATACGTCAGGGCGTTACGcaatcaacaaaaatatatacatatatatatagaaatgtatatatataaatatatatgtatatgcacaCACGACAAAGCACGGTACACGGCGATTTTATCTAAATCAATTCAATGAAtgcaggcaggcagccagATGCAGACAGGCAGAAGGAAGTAACATCCCGCATGGATGTTGCTGGATGATGCTGGCAAACACGGagctaaaaatatacacaGAACTTGAAACTGGGAGAGCTGGGAACTGGGAATTCGGAATACAAAATACGGAAATACAGAGTACGGACGGAGAGAGCCCTACCACCCCCCTTTTGGAAAGGCAAACACAATAACAGAGTCAGACTGCGATAAGAGAAACAGAaactcaaattaaattaaaatctttcaGTTTCAATTACGAGTTTTTGTGTGCGCCACTCTCCAATTCCAGCATACAAAACACAAATTGCAttcaaaatgcattaaaagcaatttgcacgaaaaatttgcataaaatccAGGAGGGCGACACTCTGGCGCAGATCGCAGAGCCCAGACAGCGCGCGACCAAGAGACCGACCCTTGGAATTGGTGGAAAGGCAAAGgaacaaaattatattgcTATCAATTATAATGGCAATGACAAAACGCAAATGCAATGCAAGGTGAAGTTGAAGGAACTTTTCACAGTCGACAACCGAAAAAATGGGGGTTGGATTCACCATCAGGGCAGGGGTTGCACTCTAAATTGCAGTGTTGCCAGGCGAAAGcatgaaagaaaaaaaaacaagagtaAACACCAAAAATGCAACAGAGAAGCATCCTGGGAGGGAGAGGCAGCACTTCCATCTGGTTACAAATAGGGTAAGAGCATTGCATATGCATTTCCTAGAGATGGAACACCTGATGAGTTGTAATTAAGTTACTTAAGAACAATTCTTTTCAGTTAATTTCTAAACAGTCTTAACTATCACAGAAATTCTTTAGGAAACTTCTGTATTCAAATATTGGAGtatcacattttttcaaacAAGACCcacttattttaaatatttttataaattactaAATATTCAGTTATATAAAAAACTGTAAAACTGTCAGTAAACTAAATACTGTAGAGGTTTCTTGGCAGAACACTTGATCCTACTAAACAGCAAGCTGCTTACAATTACTTTTTATCTTTTtcacttaattaattttaaatttttaccaaattaaatgattaaaaatatcGCCTACATGAATATCCCTCACTAACCATCTCTAACTTCCTGCACCGAGCCCGACTatgcaaatttgtttttgttgacgCCGTTggtggtgcagcagcagcagcaacagcagcacaaCACGGACACGCTTCAAAGGTGCAACCGATTGCTGTTGTGGCACTCAAGGAGGACGCATGTGGCAGTGACTCtacctcctccagctccttgctTCCATAAACCCTCCGACTTCATGCGGAATTGGGGGAAAGATGCGGAGCCGCCTAGCAGACAGACTAAAGGGCAGGGCAGGGGGCAGATTGGCAGGCCAGACAgattgccgttgccgttgcagGCAGCCGGCGCCTGATGCCACCGCCTGCTGACTGCCCCGCCCCATTGACAGCGACATTGTCGAAGGTGTTGGAATATATCCCAGCTTTTGTCTCCCTCTCGACCCGCTCCTTTCATAGAACATTGAATTATTGCTTGCTGCATGCTACAAATCAGCTAtaaagttgctgctgctgctgcccttgGTGGTGGGCCACCAAATGGTTGCAACTTGCACTGCTGCATGCAGCACACAAGCGGTATCTTGGCTGGATAAATATTGTTCTACTTGTTCAACAGAATTGCGATtgatctttaaattaaatttgcaatCTTGTTTATAAGCTGCAGCCCGAAGGCAGCTCGAGGTAAATGGTTTGGGAATTGTTTATGGgacatataatatttttcaatgaatATGTACAAGTTTTTTTggtttagattttaaattaatttgtaaagcagcattaaaaaaaggttttgataaatgatttcaaattatttttccaatatttgcatacatttatttcatgactataaaacaaaacccaaaacacATTTGGCACAAACATTTTGGCCATTAATGGCAGACAATATAAATCATATTAtgtacattaaaaatattccattaaGTAAATGTTTAAACCATATTTTAATTGAGTGAAGTGGCTCTCTACTTAATATTGTCCTATTACCACtcaatgtttttgtttatttttcttcaggagaaaagaaatatatactGCCTTTTGGAGAAAtgcagaaaaagaaagaaaacaacaaggagaaagtttttttttttcattttcctctATTTTCTGCTCTTCTGCAAGTAGTTTCGCCATTGTGCAAACTTATTTCTTTTATCCCTCGCCatttgccgttgccgttgccgagATTTGTTGAGAGCGAGCATAGTGTACACTCTGCTAATTGGAGCGGAAAATTAGCAAGTTTTATTGATTCGCTGCACAAGATTTATTGTTTCTGGCCCTATTACAACTACCTACTTACTACATAGAACAATAAAGGGATCAAGGCGGGAGGAGAGGTTGGGGAAAAACTTTGATCAGCTTTAAAAAAGTTG
It contains:
- the LOC108074791 gene encoding bomanin Short 3-like; translation: MKFLSVAFLLGLLALASATPLNPGNVIINGDCRVCNVHGGK